ACTGTTTCACGTGAAAAGATTTTATCCGGTCAGCCGCTACTTCGAGAGCACGCATTGTCTCTGCGTCTACCTGTGTGCAGGCTGCTTCAATTTCTGCTTCTGTGATACGCAGACCTTTAGAGGCTGCATCAAACCGGTCAAACTTTGTTGTTAGCTCTATGAGTGCTTCATCACCGCGTTCCTGCACATCTTTGATAATACCGCGTACGGTATCACTTACATCAGAAGAGCTTTCGCGCTTCATGCCCAGAAGGGCTTCGAACGCGCTTTCGAAATCAGAATTTTTTGTATTAAGCCGCAGAACCATTGTCGAGAGCCTCTCTAAATCTATCAATCCAGTAATTTACCTCCTTTGGGCGCGTTTTAAACGCCGGCCGGTTCACCACCAGCCGCGAGGTAATATGGGTCAAGACTTCAACTTCCTTCAGTTGGTTCGCGCGCAGCGTACCACCTGTGGAAACAAGGTCTACGATACGGCGGGAAAGCCCAAGCTTTGGGGCAAGTTCCATCGCGCCGTTGAGCTTAATGCATTCTGCCTGCACGCCGCGGTTCGCATAATATTCCCGGGTGAGGTTCGGATATTTGGTTGCCACACGAATGTGGGACCACTCACGCGGGTCTTCCTCGCAATCATCTTCCGGCATGGCAAGCGACAGGCGGCAGTGGCCGATATCCAGATCAAGCGGGGAATAAAGATCACTATATCCGAATTCCTGAAGAACATCATTTCCAACCACGCCAAAATGGGCCGCGCCAAAGGCAACAAATGTTGCCGCATCAAATGCTCTAACACGGATGATGTTTAGATGTTTGAGGTTGGTTTCAAATTCCAGTTTGCGAGATTTCGGGTTTGTGAAATCATCTTCAGGGATAATGCCTGCTGCGTGCACTAGCGGCATTACTTCTTCCAGAATTCGGCCCTTCGGCAGGGCAAGAACCAATTTTTGGCTTAGTTCCATTGGGGGATCCAGTTCTGTTTGGATATAACTTTAAACGATCGTAGCTATGTGTTGTTACAGTGAATGTGTTGGGCGAGCGATTGCTTCCCAGCCTTCTGATAAATCAGATGCCACTGCATCAATCGCTTCGACAGCAAGTTTAATTGCCGGACCACCCGCAAAATTCAAAATCACAAAAAAGCCAGCGTCGCTTTCTACTGCTTCAACGCTTAGAAGCTCAAGAAAGCTTTCCTTTTCAGATAGATCAATCCCGCTCAGTTGAGCATCGTTTACACCAGAGAAGTGGAAGCCGGTTCTGATACGCTCACCTTTTGGTTTGCGGAACAGGCGCTTCTTTTCCCAGCGGTAGCGGTTGCCAACGGCTGCGAAGCGCTTTTCTTCAGGCAACCAGGCAATATCGCCAACCCTGATTACCATATCCTGCAAAAGCGCAGAAATGACAGTTAGGTCGTCAGGGGTTTGTGCAACAAGTTTCAAAATGTCGCTTTGTGGTTTTGACATACAAATGGTCCAATCAATTCAGCCAACAGGTGCAATGTAGTGATGAAGGCGCGAAGGTTCAAAAAGAATTGTCGGATTCCACTAAATTTTCTGTGTTTTGAGCGCGTTTAGGTTGGAACGCGCTCAATATCCGCGCCTACCTGGCGGAGTTTTTCCTCAAGGCGTTCATAGCCCCGGTCCAGATGGTATAGGCGATTCACATGAGTCTCGCCTTCAGCTACCAATCCAGCAAGCGCAAGGCTCATGCTGGCTCTGAGGTCTGTTGCCATAACGGGTGCACCCACCAGCTTATCAACACCGCGCACGGTGGCGCTTGAGCCAGACACAGTGATATCTGCGCCTAAGCGGCTTAGTTCAGGCACGTGCATATAGCGGTTTTCAAAAATGGCTTCATTAATCACGCTTGCGCCGTCAGATACGGCAGCTAGTGCCATAAACTGGGCTTGCATATCGGTTGGGAAACCAGGGAAGGGTTGGGTTACAATATTGAAACCACCCAAATGACCATTTGATTTAACCCGAACACCGTTTTCTTCTTCCGTGACAATGGCACCAGCTTCTGTGAGCACATCAAGGGCCGCTTGCATATGCTCAGCCTTCGCGCCTTCAAGAAGAATATTACCGCGGGTCATAAGGGCAGCGACCGCATAAGACCCAGCTTCCACCCGGTCAGGGATTACATCGTGGGTACAGCCGTGGAGTTTTTCCACACCTTCCACGGTAATGGTTTCGTGGCCTGCGCCTGTGATTTTCGCGCCCATTGCATTCAGGCATTTGGCGAGATCAGCGATTTCAGGTTCGCGAGCAGCATTTTCAATGATGGTTGTGCCTTTGGCGAGAGCTGCTGCCATAAGGATGTTTTCTGTGGCTCCTACAGAAACAAAGGGGAAGCGTACTGTACCGCCTTTTAGGCCTTCTGGTGCACTTGCACGAACATATCCGTTCTCAAGTTCAATCTTCGCACCAATGGCTTCAAGAGCTTTGAGGTGCAGATCAATAGGGCGGTTACCAATAGCACAGCCACCGGGCAGCGAAACAATTGCTTCACCTGCGCGGGCTACCAGAGGGCCAAGCACAAGAATAGAGGCGCGCATCTTCCGCACCATATCATAGGGGGCAACCGTATCCGCGATATTGCCTGCGGAAAAAGTGAGGCTACGACCGCGGATTTTACCGCCCTTGCCGCCTTCAATAGTGATGGTGACACCCAGATGGTTCAACAAGTCAGATAGCGTACTGATATCGGCAAGACGCGGAAGGTTGGTAAGCGTAACTGGTTCATCGGTTAAAAGCGGGGTACACATAAGCGGCAGTGCTGCATTTTTCGCGCCGCTGATAGGAATAGTGCCTTCAAGCTTTTTTCCGCCTCTGATAACCAGTTTTTCCATAAATCTTACCCTTAATCTGCGATTTTTATTGCAGCTACATTCCCCCGCAATAGCGGCAGCAAGTGGGCAATGTAAAGTCGTTTGTGAGAATTTATTGACGAAAGTTTGCCGGAGGATGTGAAACCATTCCAAAGAACAGATTGTTGCCTTAATCAGCAATTAGCTGCTAACCATCACTATCAGATACAAAATCCTGAAAACAGTGGCCCTATGACAGACATAAATTTTGTACCATATCTTTCTGCTGCCCTTGGATTTCACAGCCTCTTTATGGTGCTGTATCTTTTTTCTGAGCGGTCAGAAACACGCATACATTATCAGATGCTGGGCTGTGTCTTTATCCTTTTAGGCGCATGGTTCTTTACAGAATTTTTGGAACGGTCAGGGGTTTTTGCACGTTACCCCATGATTATTGGTTGGCCGACTGTTTGGTCGCCGCTTCTTATACCCAGCCTATATTTTTATGTGGTGGCAATTAGTGCCCGCAGGCGTTGGAGCTTGAAGGAAGTGTCTCGTTGGCACTGGATTTTCGCGGGTGGTATATTGCTTCTTGAATTGCCGATACAGTTCTCTTCGCCTGAGATGAAGCTTTTGCAGGTAAGCACATATGCGAGCCTGCCAGAGATGGGTGACCCACTTGTTCTGAAGCTCAGTAAAATTCACCACCTTCTTATGATGCTACAGGGCGCGGTTTATATTGGGCTTTCTGTACGCAGAATCCTAAGGCACGACAAGCGCGTGAAATCCTATTTCTCAAACCTTGAGAACCGCAGGCTTATTTGGCTTAGGAACTATATCCTGTTACTCATCCTCATGTGGTTGTTAGGTGTTTCTGATTTCTTGCATCTGCAAGATGCCATGATGGGGGCTCTGCATTTCGTCACGGCGGCTTGGCTGATGGCTTTCAGTATATACGGTATTCGGCAGGACCGTGTTTTTGCGGGTATGAAGCTTGGCGAAGAAAAACAGGAACAGACAGAAGAAGCGAAGCCTTCAAAAAAACAGGTATCAGATGACAGGCGCGAACGTATTGCCAGGAAAATCCGCCATGCGGTGGATGAGGACCATCTTTACCGAGATGCTGATCTGACACTCAGGAAATTAAGCGATGCCATCGGGGTTTCCACCCACCATATCTCTGAAACCTTGAGGGATGAAATCGGCCTGAATTTTTATGATTATATCAATGGCTGCCGTATTAGCGAAGCATGTGAGATATTAACGTCTACAGATCAGGCGACTATCGATATTGCTTATGCAGTGGGCTTTAACAGCCGTTCCACTTTCAGTGCTGCTTTTAAAAAGCATACGGAAACATCCCCCGCTCAGTACCGAAAAGACCGTAAAACCATGTCCTGATCGTACGGATCGGTGTCCTGTTCGTTCGGTCAGGTCGCCTGATACCTAAATCTCCAGTAGCTCAAGTTCCAAGGTTTTTGAGTTTCAGGAGAATAAAAATGCGAGTTACGACACGAGGACTTGGAGCATTGATGCTTGTGGCTATACTGCCTGCTGCTGTGAACGCGCAGGAAAGTGAGCAGGAACAGCCATCATCCAGCACACTCACCGTGGGAGTGTTCACAGGTGGTGGGCAATCTGCTCTTATCGGTAAGCCACAAATTCTGCCGATGCCGTTTATCTTTTACCAGAATGATTATCTGACATTTGAAACGACAAACCTTTACCTGCACCCGTTTGATACAGGGCCTTTCAGTTTATCAGCTGTTGGTTCGCTTCGTATTTCAGAGATTGATTTCGCAAACGATGACCGCCTGAATGATTTTGACCGTGACTTCGCCTTTGAAGTGGGTGCTCATGCTTCTTACACCCATGGTGGATTCTCCTTATACGGACAGTTTCTCAAGGATGTAACAAACGCCCATGAAGGGGAAGAGTTTACTTTTGGCGGCACGTGGCAGGGGGCGGTTGGGCCGCTATTCCTGAACATGGACGCAGGCGCGAGCCACAGGTCATCAGAACTTGGTACATTCCTCTACGGTGTGAAAGCGGTGGATAGCGCTGCGGGTTTTGCACTCTATGAAGTGGAAAGCGGTTGGTATCCGTTCCTTGATGCCTCTGCCACATATCCCATCAGTGGTGGATGGTCTGTGCTTCTGAATGCAACAGCAGAGCGTTTGCCCGCGCAGGCAGCTGATAGCCCGATTGTAAGTAAACGACATAACCTGATGGCAGGTATCGGATTGGCGTACAGCTTCTAATGCAGGAACCCCTATAACCTGCATACGCTCTATGCCAACCTCGCGGCTGGCCCGGCACGGTTCCCCCCGCATGTCGGGCCAGTTTTT
This DNA window, taken from Kordiimonas sp. SCSIO 12603, encodes the following:
- a CDS encoding DUF2948 family protein, which encodes MSKPQSDILKLVAQTPDDLTVISALLQDMVIRVGDIAWLPEEKRFAAVGNRYRWEKKRLFRKPKGERIRTGFHFSGVNDAQLSGIDLSEKESFLELLSVEAVESDAGFFVILNFAGGPAIKLAVEAIDAVASDLSEGWEAIARPTHSL
- the hisG gene encoding ATP phosphoribosyltransferase — protein: MELSQKLVLALPKGRILEEVMPLVHAAGIIPEDDFTNPKSRKLEFETNLKHLNIIRVRAFDAATFVAFGAAHFGVVGNDVLQEFGYSDLYSPLDLDIGHCRLSLAMPEDDCEEDPREWSHIRVATKYPNLTREYYANRGVQAECIKLNGAMELAPKLGLSRRIVDLVSTGGTLRANQLKEVEVLTHITSRLVVNRPAFKTRPKEVNYWIDRFREALDNGSAA
- the murA gene encoding UDP-N-acetylglucosamine 1-carboxyvinyltransferase, with amino-acid sequence MEKLVIRGGKKLEGTIPISGAKNAALPLMCTPLLTDEPVTLTNLPRLADISTLSDLLNHLGVTITIEGGKGGKIRGRSLTFSAGNIADTVAPYDMVRKMRASILVLGPLVARAGEAIVSLPGGCAIGNRPIDLHLKALEAIGAKIELENGYVRASAPEGLKGGTVRFPFVSVGATENILMAAALAKGTTIIENAAREPEIADLAKCLNAMGAKITGAGHETITVEGVEKLHGCTHDVIPDRVEAGSYAVAALMTRGNILLEGAKAEHMQAALDVLTEAGAIVTEEENGVRVKSNGHLGGFNIVTQPFPGFPTDMQAQFMALAAVSDGASVINEAIFENRYMHVPELSRLGADITVSGSSATVRGVDKLVGAPVMATDLRASMSLALAGLVAEGETHVNRLYHLDRGYERLEEKLRQVGADIERVPT
- a CDS encoding MipA/OmpV family protein, whose protein sequence is MRVTTRGLGALMLVAILPAAVNAQESEQEQPSSSTLTVGVFTGGGQSALIGKPQILPMPFIFYQNDYLTFETTNLYLHPFDTGPFSLSAVGSLRISEIDFANDDRLNDFDRDFAFEVGAHASYTHGGFSLYGQFLKDVTNAHEGEEFTFGGTWQGAVGPLFLNMDAGASHRSSELGTFLYGVKAVDSAAGFALYEVESGWYPFLDASATYPISGGWSVLLNATAERLPAQAADSPIVSKRHNLMAGIGLAYSF
- a CDS encoding helix-turn-helix transcriptional regulator — translated: MTDINFVPYLSAALGFHSLFMVLYLFSERSETRIHYQMLGCVFILLGAWFFTEFLERSGVFARYPMIIGWPTVWSPLLIPSLYFYVVAISARRRWSLKEVSRWHWIFAGGILLLELPIQFSSPEMKLLQVSTYASLPEMGDPLVLKLSKIHHLLMMLQGAVYIGLSVRRILRHDKRVKSYFSNLENRRLIWLRNYILLLILMWLLGVSDFLHLQDAMMGALHFVTAAWLMAFSIYGIRQDRVFAGMKLGEEKQEQTEEAKPSKKQVSDDRRERIARKIRHAVDEDHLYRDADLTLRKLSDAIGVSTHHISETLRDEIGLNFYDYINGCRISEACEILTSTDQATIDIAYAVGFNSRSTFSAAFKKHTETSPAQYRKDRKTMS